One Candidatus Limnocylindrales bacterium genomic region harbors:
- a CDS encoding DnaJ C-terminal domain-containing protein yields the protein MEFQDYYAVLGVARDAKPDDIKKAYRKLALKWHPDRHPEDKRADAEAQFKRIAEAYEVLSDADKRSRYDRFGQNWQQGDDFRPPPNQGSRMSPEEFEQMFGSGGFSDFFKSAFGDDMRRQAGGSTRHRRYRHRGADVRADLSLPAGVAIAGGKSRFDVPTTEPCDRCGGVGFVAEHVCPRCVGVGQVHGRRTIDLTIPSRVRDGMTMRLAGMGEAGEEGGEKGDLYLTIRIASDDVYRVDDGDVEADVPVAPWEAVLGAKVQVRTPDGAVTLGVPAGSKAGTRLRLRGKGFENADAKRGDFYAVLRFALPELTPKQAELMAELATSGTALPRGGAREEAGR from the coding sequence GTGGAGTTCCAGGACTACTACGCCGTTCTCGGCGTCGCGCGCGATGCCAAGCCCGACGACATCAAGAAGGCCTATCGCAAGCTCGCTCTCAAGTGGCATCCGGACCGGCATCCCGAAGACAAGCGCGCCGACGCCGAGGCGCAGTTCAAACGCATCGCCGAAGCCTACGAGGTCCTTTCGGACGCCGACAAGCGGAGCCGCTACGACCGCTTCGGCCAGAACTGGCAGCAGGGCGATGATTTCCGTCCGCCTCCGAACCAGGGCTCGCGGATGTCGCCCGAAGAGTTCGAGCAGATGTTCGGCAGCGGCGGTTTCTCGGACTTCTTCAAGTCGGCTTTCGGAGACGACATGCGGCGACAGGCCGGCGGTTCGACGCGGCACCGGCGCTACCGGCACCGCGGCGCCGACGTACGGGCCGATCTTTCGCTTCCGGCCGGCGTTGCGATCGCCGGAGGAAAGTCGCGCTTCGACGTACCGACGACCGAGCCGTGCGACCGCTGCGGCGGTGTCGGCTTCGTAGCCGAACACGTCTGTCCCCGCTGCGTCGGCGTCGGCCAGGTGCACGGACGCCGCACGATCGACCTCACGATCCCGTCGCGGGTTCGCGACGGCATGACGATGCGGCTCGCCGGCATGGGAGAAGCCGGAGAAGAAGGCGGCGAAAAGGGCGATCTCTACCTGACGATCCGCATCGCATCCGACGACGTCTACCGCGTGGACGACGGCGACGTCGAGGCGGACGTTCCTGTGGCGCCGTGGGAGGCCGTGCTCGGCGCGAAGGTCCAGGTGCGGACTCCGGATGGAGCGGTCACGCTCGGCGTGCCCGCCGGCAGCAAAGCCGGCACGCGCCTTCGCCTGCGCGGCAAAGGCTTCGAGAACGCGGACGCAAAACGCGGCGACTTCTACGCGGTGCTTCGCTTCGCGCTTCCCGAGCTGACGCCGAAGCAGGCCGAGCTGATGGCGGAGCTCGCGACGAGCGGAACGGCATTGCCTCGCGGCGGTGCGCGCGAGGAGGCCGGCCGATGA
- a CDS encoding PP2C family serine/threonine-protein phosphatase, with the protein MDDDRGVASHRAARLERGPGCGGATDIGPVRERNEDAFWISEDASALIVADGLGGLPAGDIASTLAVAAASQFLASTAADPPVANTPESIEAGLRRTAHEAAAEAQQVLIEASERYPQLRGMATTLVIVLIDGLRATVLQIGDSRAALWRLGRMVQETIDQNFAGDMVREGVLTADEARRHPSRNLVREVVGLPGGYQAECHTWSLEPGDVVLAFTDGVSETVPAAEISRILGESSDAATAAVEMVRTAAALGGSDNATAIVRYVT; encoded by the coding sequence ATGGACGATGACCGCGGAGTCGCGAGCCACCGCGCCGCGCGTCTGGAGCGCGGGCCGGGTTGCGGAGGTGCAACCGACATCGGGCCGGTCCGGGAGCGCAATGAGGACGCGTTCTGGATTTCCGAGGACGCGTCGGCGCTGATCGTCGCCGACGGTCTCGGCGGCCTGCCGGCCGGCGACATCGCATCGACGCTCGCCGTCGCCGCAGCATCGCAGTTTCTCGCGTCGACTGCCGCCGATCCGCCGGTCGCGAATACACCCGAGAGCATCGAAGCCGGGCTCCGCCGTACGGCGCACGAAGCCGCGGCCGAAGCCCAGCAGGTGCTCATCGAAGCGTCCGAGCGATACCCGCAGCTGCGCGGAATGGCGACGACGCTCGTCATCGTGCTCATCGACGGACTTCGGGCGACGGTGCTGCAGATCGGCGACAGCCGCGCTGCACTGTGGCGCCTCGGCCGCATGGTGCAGGAGACGATCGATCAGAATTTTGCAGGCGATATGGTTCGCGAAGGCGTACTGACGGCCGACGAGGCGCGACGACATCCGTCGCGCAACCTCGTTCGCGAAGTGGTCGGGCTGCCGGGCGGTTACCAGGCCGAATGCCACACGTGGTCGCTCGAGCCGGGCGATGTCGTGCTCGCGTTCACCGATGGAGTTTCCGAAACCGTGCCTGCCGCCGAGATCAGCAGGATTCTCGGCGAATCGTCCGACGCGGCGACGGCCGCAGTCGAGATGGTTCGGACCGCAGCCGCACTGGGCGGAAGCGACAACGCGACTGCAATCGTGCGTTACGTGACCTGA
- a CDS encoding SDR family oxidoreductase, producing the protein MKLTGKNIFVTGAGSGLGAAICRLFAAEGARIAVTDIDLASATRVAAECATSTPGSIAIRCDVASSASVKDAFATFEDKLGEVDVLVNNAGIIHTNPDYLDAVQSKGQAQLAELMTDGKVSTHLDLIDRISDEMFDRMMRIHVYGTFYCTREALPRMRGRGQGGRIINMGSIMGTASLQGAPDYCAAKGAILAFTRSTAREAASYGVLINAIAPGYIDTPLLSPLEEEQKRLIAMQTPLGRLGTADEIAAAALFLAGPDSTFVTGQVLSPNGGIYMSQ; encoded by the coding sequence ATGAAGCTCACCGGCAAGAATATCTTCGTGACCGGCGCGGGCTCGGGGCTCGGCGCTGCCATCTGTCGCCTGTTCGCCGCCGAAGGCGCGCGCATTGCGGTCACCGATATCGATCTCGCAAGCGCCACGCGGGTCGCTGCCGAATGCGCGACGTCGACGCCGGGCTCGATCGCGATCCGCTGCGACGTCGCCAGCTCGGCGTCGGTCAAAGATGCGTTCGCGACGTTCGAAGACAAGCTCGGCGAGGTCGACGTGCTGGTCAACAACGCCGGCATCATTCACACCAATCCCGACTATCTGGACGCAGTGCAGTCGAAGGGCCAGGCCCAGCTGGCCGAGCTGATGACCGACGGCAAGGTTTCCACGCACCTCGACCTTATCGATCGCATCAGCGACGAGATGTTCGATCGCATGATGCGCATCCATGTCTACGGCACGTTCTACTGCACGCGTGAAGCGCTTCCGAGAATGCGCGGGCGAGGGCAGGGCGGACGCATCATCAACATGGGCTCGATCATGGGCACCGCGTCACTTCAGGGCGCCCCGGACTACTGCGCAGCCAAAGGTGCGATCCTCGCCTTCACACGTTCGACCGCGCGGGAGGCGGCAAGCTACGGCGTGCTGATCAATGCAATTGCACCGGGCTACATCGACACGCCGCTCTTGTCGCCGCTCGAAGAGGAGCAGAAACGGCTGATCGCCATGCAGACCCCGCTCGGGCGGCTCGGCACGGCCGACGAGATTGCCGCCGCAGCGCTGTTCCTGGCCGGACCGGATTCGACGTTCGTCACCGGCCAGGTGCTTTCGCCGAACGGCGGCATCTACATGTCGCAGTGA
- a CDS encoding pyridoxamine 5'-phosphate oxidase family protein, whose translation MPGTLTKKELGELLAAPEVGVLCTVDAAGKPEGSPIWFEADGDRIHVHVGRDSKKVRNIRGNPNVSLTVDTRVAPYRGAILHGTARELPADDGIRRRTAVHYLGEETGAAYLAATEDTAEESVLLELTVTSRYTWDYGKGF comes from the coding sequence ATGCCCGGAACATTGACGAAAAAGGAGCTCGGCGAGCTGCTCGCCGCGCCGGAAGTCGGCGTGCTCTGCACGGTGGACGCGGCCGGAAAGCCGGAGGGCTCGCCGATCTGGTTCGAAGCCGACGGCGACAGGATCCATGTACACGTCGGCCGCGATTCGAAGAAAGTCCGTAACATCCGCGGCAACCCCAACGTGTCGCTCACGGTCGATACGCGCGTTGCGCCGTATCGCGGCGCCATCCTTCACGGCACCGCGCGTGAGCTGCCTGCCGACGACGGCATCCGCCGCCGCACGGCCGTGCACTATCTTGGCGAGGAAACGGGCGCGGCCTATCTCGCAGCAACCGAGGACACTGCCGAAGAGTCCGTGCTACTCGAGCTCACGGTCACGAGCCGTTACACGTGGGACTACGGGAAAGGATTCTGA
- a CDS encoding ABC transporter ATP-binding protein: MTAGTPLLSVENLSVEYSGIPAVHGISFDALPGEIVAIVGANGAGKTSTLRAISGLVSWGGNMLYQGEPLRGLDVHEIVQRGIAHVPEGRAVFGGLTVLENLRLASWVCTNRNAFEQAMERAFTLFPRLKDRRQQLAGTMSGGEQQMLALSRALIASPKVLLLDEPSMGLAPLVVRDIFEVLVEINRAGTTIVLIEQNAIQGLKIASRAHVLENGAIVLSGNGPELMRDARVKAAYLGG, translated from the coding sequence ATGACGGCCGGCACGCCGCTTCTGTCCGTCGAGAACCTGAGCGTGGAATACAGCGGGATACCGGCTGTACACGGGATCTCGTTCGATGCGCTTCCCGGAGAGATCGTCGCAATCGTCGGCGCCAACGGAGCCGGCAAGACGTCTACGCTGCGCGCGATCTCGGGTCTCGTCTCGTGGGGCGGAAACATGCTCTACCAAGGTGAGCCGCTGCGCGGGCTCGACGTTCACGAGATCGTACAGCGCGGCATTGCACACGTTCCCGAAGGCCGGGCAGTCTTCGGGGGCCTGACGGTCCTCGAGAACCTTCGACTGGCCTCGTGGGTCTGCACGAACCGCAACGCGTTCGAGCAGGCCATGGAGCGGGCATTCACGCTTTTTCCACGACTGAAGGATCGGCGACAGCAGCTTGCCGGCACGATGTCGGGCGGTGAGCAGCAGATGCTCGCGTTGTCGCGCGCACTGATCGCATCGCCGAAAGTCCTGCTGCTCGACGAGCCGTCGATGGGCCTCGCGCCGCTCGTCGTGCGCGACATCTTCGAGGTGCTGGTCGAGATCAACCGCGCCGGCACGACGATCGTACTGATCGAGCAGAACGCGATCCAGGGATTGAAGATCGCCAGCCGTGCGCATGTGCTGGAGAACGGTGCGATCGTGCTGTCGGGAAACGGACCGGAGCTGATGCGGGACGCGCGGGTGAAGGCGGCGTACCTCGGCGGGTAG
- a CDS encoding branched-chain amino acid ABC transporter permease, whose product MLYALQQSLNALQLGSIYALIALGYTLVYSILRMINFAHGDLFMVGAFACFAAATFFKLPFAATLVLSMLVTAILGAGLERLAYRPLRDAPRVSAVITALGCGIFLEHFVLWLSPYPQHVPTLLQNQTWTVAGLSVSSIQMAIVAVAVTLMFALDFIVQHTMLGLAMRGISMDLRTVALMGVPVDRVIASTFALGAALGGAAGVLYSLAYPVVDPYMGVLMGWKAFIAAVIGGIGHVRGAVLGGFLLGAVEIFVMTVLPSTYRDLTVFTLMLALLVLRPHGFLGRPALQKV is encoded by the coding sequence ATGCTCTACGCCCTGCAACAGTCCCTGAACGCGCTGCAGCTCGGCAGCATCTACGCTCTGATCGCGCTCGGCTACACGCTCGTCTACAGCATCCTGCGCATGATCAACTTCGCGCACGGCGACTTGTTCATGGTCGGCGCGTTTGCGTGCTTCGCCGCAGCGACGTTCTTCAAGCTGCCGTTCGCCGCGACGCTGGTCCTGAGCATGCTCGTGACGGCCATTCTCGGCGCGGGGCTCGAGCGGCTGGCCTACAGACCGCTGCGCGATGCGCCGCGCGTCTCCGCGGTGATCACGGCGCTCGGCTGCGGAATCTTCCTCGAGCATTTCGTGCTGTGGCTGAGTCCCTACCCCCAGCACGTTCCGACCCTGCTCCAGAACCAGACGTGGACCGTCGCCGGCCTGTCGGTCTCGTCGATCCAGATGGCGATCGTCGCGGTCGCCGTCACGCTCATGTTCGCGCTCGATTTCATCGTGCAGCACACGATGCTCGGGCTGGCGATGCGCGGGATCTCGATGGACCTGAGAACCGTCGCATTGATGGGGGTTCCGGTCGATCGCGTGATTGCGAGCACCTTCGCGCTCGGCGCTGCGCTCGGCGGCGCGGCCGGCGTTCTCTACAGCCTCGCGTATCCGGTCGTCGATCCGTACATGGGCGTGCTCATGGGCTGGAAGGCGTTCATCGCCGCGGTGATCGGCGGTATCGGCCATGTGCGCGGAGCCGTGCTCGGCGGATTCCTGCTGGGCGCGGTCGAGATCTTCGTCATGACCGTCCTGCCTTCTACGTACCGGGATCTGACCGTCTTTACGCTCATGCTTGCCTTGCTGGTTCTGCGTCCTCACGGCTTCCTCGGCAGGCCGGCCCTGCAGAAGGTCTGA
- a CDS encoding class I SAM-dependent methyltransferase: MKRKPIKPLLRTAAGVVQQLHLRSYEVYQPVVTPSGYSGGVRECEVRWDAIAPVLAATGAKSLVDLGCSEGYYVLRAARGGLPFCVGVDFDQRRMFTCTSQMVLQDLQHAGFLMAPVDETLLDGLPKFDAVIFLSVIHHMMYQEGVEYARKILRLVASRTGKVCFFEMGQSDEHKESWAKKMPDMGSDPHDWIRRFALENGFSRADKLSQQSSFAGETSRALFALYP, encoded by the coding sequence GTGAAGCGAAAACCCATCAAGCCGCTGCTGCGCACAGCAGCCGGCGTCGTGCAGCAACTCCACCTGCGCAGCTATGAAGTCTACCAGCCCGTCGTCACGCCTTCCGGATATTCGGGCGGCGTCCGCGAATGCGAGGTGCGCTGGGACGCGATCGCCCCGGTGCTTGCCGCGACCGGCGCCAAAAGCCTCGTCGATCTCGGCTGCTCGGAAGGATACTACGTGCTGCGCGCGGCCCGCGGCGGCCTGCCGTTCTGCGTGGGCGTCGATTTCGACCAGCGGCGCATGTTCACGTGCACGAGCCAGATGGTGCTGCAGGACCTGCAGCATGCCGGCTTCCTGATGGCGCCGGTCGACGAAACCCTTCTCGACGGTCTGCCGAAATTCGACGCGGTGATCTTCCTGTCGGTGATCCATCACATGATGTACCAGGAAGGCGTCGAGTACGCGCGCAAGATCCTGCGGCTGGTCGCATCGCGAACCGGCAAGGTCTGCTTCTTCGAGATGGGTCAGTCCGACGAGCACAAGGAGTCGTGGGCAAAGAAGATGCCCGACATGGGCAGCGATCCCCACGACTGGATCCGCCGCTTTGCGCTCGAGAACGGCTTCTCGCGCGCCGACAAGCTCTCGCAGCAGAGCTCGTTCGCCGGCGAAACTTCGCGCGCGCTGTTCGCGCTGTATCCGTAA
- a CDS encoding ABC transporter ATP-binding protein produces MSALLEISDLTHRFGGLCAVSDFHLTVQPGELLGVIGPNGAGKTTLFNLISGVYRASEGVVRFRGVDLVGMPPHEIVRLGVARTFQTIRLFKELSVLDNVRVADGAHAGYGAVAALLQTPAYRREERLARERSMDLLERFQLDEYADTTARNLPYGLQRRLELARALATNPQLLLLDEPAAGLNIGEVDHLMDLLRWVREEFRPTIILIEHSMRLVMQLCERLKVLDFGTTIAEGDPAAIRRDPNVLEAYLGDEATA; encoded by the coding sequence ATGAGCGCGCTGCTCGAGATCAGCGATCTCACGCATCGATTCGGCGGACTGTGCGCGGTGTCGGACTTCCACCTTACGGTCCAGCCGGGAGAGCTTCTGGGCGTGATCGGTCCGAACGGCGCCGGCAAGACCACGCTGTTCAACCTGATCAGCGGCGTCTACCGGGCGAGCGAAGGCGTCGTACGCTTTCGCGGCGTCGATCTGGTGGGAATGCCGCCGCACGAGATCGTCCGGCTCGGCGTAGCGCGCACGTTTCAGACCATCCGCCTGTTCAAGGAGCTGAGCGTGCTCGACAACGTGCGCGTCGCCGATGGCGCGCACGCAGGCTACGGTGCCGTTGCCGCGCTGCTGCAGACACCCGCATACCGCCGCGAGGAACGCCTCGCGCGCGAACGCTCCATGGATCTGCTCGAACGTTTTCAGCTCGACGAGTACGCCGACACGACGGCACGAAACCTCCCGTACGGCTTGCAGCGACGACTCGAGCTCGCGCGCGCACTCGCGACCAACCCGCAGCTTCTACTGCTCGACGAGCCGGCGGCCGGCCTCAACATCGGCGAAGTGGATCACCTGATGGACCTGCTTCGCTGGGTGCGCGAGGAGTTTCGCCCAACGATCATCCTGATCGAACATTCGATGCGCCTCGTCATGCAGCTCTGCGAGCGGCTCAAGGTGCTCGATTTCGGAACGACCATCGCCGAAGGCGATCCGGCCGCCATTCGCCGCGACCCGAACGTGCTCGAGGCCTACCTCGGCGACGAGGCGACCGCATGA
- a CDS encoding right-handed parallel beta-helix repeat-containing protein has protein sequence MNPGVLATALVVLLAARPAVAATIDVTSDADEGAGTLRDAIERANDEPGSTIEIRGGSGVMIMLERELPALRATGTVVDGGGATLREGERCERGGRKKGCDGLVIAGPRITVRNLRITGFLLDGIAVRGPRTSGVRIEDIHSVDNLDDGIGISDGAGPVTIERSILMGNGFRTKGKGVLVFSDSRATIVRSVAIGNRDGVTASRRSHAILEDVVVAGNYDKGIGASAASVEATDVFVLANGRDPGEPAPNGDGVRAGLDGDVDLRGSLIAGNGDAGVVVLDQSSARLVDCRIEGNRGRQVSVAPSAHLDKR, from the coding sequence GTGAATCCGGGGGTCCTCGCGACTGCGCTCGTCGTCCTGCTGGCCGCGCGTCCAGCGGTTGCTGCGACGATCGACGTCACGTCGGACGCCGACGAGGGTGCCGGCACGCTGCGCGACGCCATCGAGCGCGCCAACGACGAGCCGGGATCGACGATCGAGATCCGCGGCGGGTCCGGCGTGATGATCATGCTCGAACGCGAGCTCCCGGCTCTCCGTGCGACCGGAACCGTCGTCGACGGCGGAGGCGCGACGCTGCGCGAAGGCGAGCGCTGCGAGCGCGGCGGGCGCAAGAAGGGCTGTGACGGGCTGGTCATCGCCGGCCCGCGCATCACGGTGCGCAACCTGCGCATCACGGGATTCCTGCTCGACGGCATCGCCGTCCGCGGTCCGCGAACGTCCGGAGTCCGTATCGAGGACATCCACTCGGTCGACAACCTCGACGACGGCATCGGAATCTCCGACGGAGCAGGCCCCGTCACGATCGAGCGGTCGATCCTGATGGGCAACGGTTTCCGCACCAAAGGGAAAGGGGTCCTGGTCTTTTCGGATTCGCGGGCGACGATCGTGCGGAGTGTCGCCATCGGCAATCGCGACGGCGTGACAGCCAGCCGCCGTTCGCATGCGATCCTCGAGGACGTCGTCGTCGCCGGCAACTACGACAAGGGGATCGGTGCGTCGGCAGCGAGCGTCGAAGCCACCGACGTTTTCGTGCTGGCCAACGGGCGCGATCCGGGCGAGCCCGCACCGAACGGCGACGGAGTGCGCGCCGGGCTCGACGGCGATGTCGATCTGCGCGGATCGCTCATCGCGGGAAACGGGGACGCCGGCGTTGTCGTCCTCGACCAATCATCCGCGCGCCTCGTCGATTGCCGTATCGAAGGAAATCGCGGCCGCCAGGTATCGGTTGCGCCGTCCGCGCACCTCGACAAACGCTGA
- a CDS encoding branched-chain amino acid ABC transporter permease, with protein MATGQSDHIAIRRSNWRMPLVLAVLFALSWVLPRFEIISPYLQLLLVSVGVNIILTTSLNLVNGYMGEFSVGHAGFMAVGAYGAAIMTVSVLPYGDAAQWLFPLAIIAGGLAAALLGCAIAFLSFKTRGDYLAIVTLAFLMIVKSTLENVDAVGGARGFLGIERLTTLPWVVAWSAVTVWAIRNLVHSRYGRDIQAVRDDEIAANQTGVDTQRAKVLAFSISSFFAGVAGGLYAHHLQFINPRMFDIVKSTDMLVMVYLGGIGSLGGSILGATIYTLLLELLRPFGAFRMMLMPLMLVLLMLFRPRGIMGMREFSWLVPSLDRPRTRGRAATVDVA; from the coding sequence GTGGCGACGGGGCAGAGCGACCATATCGCCATTCGGCGCAGCAACTGGCGCATGCCGCTCGTGCTCGCCGTCCTCTTCGCGCTTTCCTGGGTGCTGCCGCGATTCGAGATCATCAGCCCGTATCTCCAGCTGCTGCTGGTCAGCGTCGGCGTCAACATCATCCTGACAACCAGCCTGAATCTCGTGAACGGATACATGGGCGAGTTCTCCGTCGGCCACGCAGGCTTCATGGCCGTCGGCGCGTACGGCGCCGCAATCATGACGGTCAGCGTGCTGCCCTACGGAGACGCCGCACAGTGGCTGTTCCCGCTTGCCATCATCGCCGGCGGGCTCGCAGCAGCTCTGCTCGGCTGCGCAATCGCCTTCCTGTCGTTCAAGACGCGAGGTGACTACCTGGCGATCGTAACGCTCGCGTTCCTGATGATCGTCAAATCCACGCTCGAGAACGTGGACGCCGTCGGCGGTGCGCGCGGATTTCTCGGAATCGAGCGATTGACGACGCTGCCCTGGGTCGTCGCATGGTCCGCGGTGACCGTCTGGGCGATCCGCAACCTCGTGCATTCGCGCTACGGCCGCGACATCCAGGCCGTCCGCGACGACGAGATCGCAGCCAATCAGACCGGCGTCGACACGCAGCGCGCCAAGGTGCTCGCGTTCAGCATATCGTCGTTCTTCGCCGGCGTCGCCGGAGGCCTGTACGCCCACCACCTGCAGTTCATCAACCCGCGCATGTTCGACATCGTCAAGTCGACCGACATGCTGGTCATGGTCTACCTCGGAGGAATCGGCTCGCTCGGCGGATCGATCCTCGGAGCCACGATCTACACGCTGCTCCTCGAGCTGCTGCGACCCTTCGGGGCATTCCGGATGATGCTGATGCCGCTGATGCTGGTGCTGCTCATGCTGTTCCGCCCGCGCGGCATCATGGGAATGCGGGAGTTCTCGTGGCTCGTGCCTTCGCTCGACCGGCCGAGGACTCGTGGGCGGGCCGCAACGGTCGACGTGGCATGA
- a CDS encoding ABC transporter substrate-binding protein, producing the protein MSAKRASGIVAAIWVATILAGCQQGPTVPTVHVGMIAELSGDLPAVGASSRNAAELAVREVNDAGGLQIGDGKYRIELAVEDNASKADQSAAAAQKLASDSAIVAIVGPNASLGAIPAAEIAESSRLVLITPWSTNPKTTLDARTGAPKKYVFRACFTDPFEGRVLAKFALDTLKAHKAAILYDQSSEAPKSQSELFRSIFTEAGGTVVAMETYSTGDKDFSAQLTKINQSAPDVVFLPAYYNDVPLVVQQAKRVGVTAPFLGSDAWSSPDLIKLSDNAVEGFYFCNHYAPDVATPEATRFIQAYTAAYNRAPDDVAALTYDAFGLLFEALKGAGRVERQATRDALAKIPSYTGVTGTMKFAEGSGDPVKSAVMLQIRGGKFVWVMNANP; encoded by the coding sequence ATGAGTGCGAAAAGGGCGTCCGGCATCGTTGCCGCAATCTGGGTTGCGACGATCCTGGCCGGTTGTCAGCAGGGACCAACGGTCCCTACCGTCCACGTGGGGATGATCGCAGAGCTCTCGGGCGATCTGCCGGCGGTCGGTGCATCGTCGCGAAACGCCGCCGAGCTGGCCGTCCGGGAGGTCAACGACGCCGGCGGGCTCCAGATCGGCGACGGAAAGTACCGCATCGAGCTGGCCGTCGAGGACAACGCGTCCAAAGCGGATCAGTCGGCCGCTGCCGCCCAGAAACTGGCCAGCGACTCCGCGATCGTCGCGATCGTGGGACCCAACGCAAGCCTTGGAGCCATCCCGGCAGCGGAGATCGCCGAAAGCTCCAGACTCGTGCTGATCACGCCGTGGTCGACGAATCCGAAGACCACGCTCGATGCCCGAACCGGTGCGCCCAAGAAATACGTGTTTCGAGCGTGTTTTACCGATCCCTTCGAGGGGCGCGTGCTGGCGAAATTCGCGCTCGACACCCTCAAGGCCCACAAGGCCGCCATTCTCTACGACCAGTCCTCGGAAGCCCCGAAGAGCCAGTCCGAGCTGTTCCGGAGCATCTTTACCGAAGCCGGCGGAACCGTCGTCGCAATGGAAACATACTCGACCGGCGACAAGGATTTTTCGGCGCAGCTGACGAAGATCAACCAGAGCGCGCCGGACGTGGTGTTCCTTCCGGCGTACTACAACGACGTTCCGCTGGTCGTGCAGCAGGCCAAGCGCGTCGGCGTGACGGCACCGTTTCTCGGCAGCGACGCGTGGAGCAGTCCGGACCTCATCAAGCTTTCGGACAACGCCGTCGAAGGCTTCTACTTCTGCAACCACTACGCTCCGGACGTTGCGACGCCGGAGGCAACCCGGTTCATCCAGGCGTATACGGCAGCGTACAATCGGGCGCCGGACGATGTCGCCGCGCTTACCTACGACGCATTCGGACTGCTCTTCGAAGCGCTCAAAGGCGCCGGACGCGTCGAACGGCAGGCAACGCGCGATGCCCTCGCCAAAATCCCGTCGTACACGGGCGTAACTGGCACGATGAAATTCGCCGAGGGCTCCGGCGATCCCGTCAAGAGCGCCGTGATGCTGCAGATCCGCGGCGGCAAGTTCGTCTGGGTCATGAACGCCAACCCGTGA
- a CDS encoding RNase H family protein, with amino-acid sequence MTDSLQVVAFTDGAAKGNPGPGGWGAVMLIARASVRELGASGGHTTNNRMEMMAVTCALEWLAASDAKQPMEVLVVTDSTYVLRGVTEWVANWKRRGWKTLQGEDVANRDLWERLERAIDGCLHVRWRHVPGHSGFPGNVRADEIASEFALLHAPKLYSGPYEGYGFDLEHLPAPGQQRARSKSSGKSSGGKGAAHSYVSVVDGVVATHATWAECERRVKGRSGAKFRKTSSAADERALIREWGGALDDPLAGR; translated from the coding sequence ATGACCGATTCACTGCAGGTCGTCGCATTCACCGACGGCGCGGCCAAGGGCAACCCCGGTCCCGGCGGCTGGGGTGCCGTGATGCTGATCGCCCGGGCTTCGGTGCGCGAGCTCGGCGCAAGCGGCGGCCACACCACCAACAACCGCATGGAGATGATGGCGGTCACCTGTGCGCTCGAATGGCTCGCAGCGAGCGACGCGAAGCAGCCGATGGAAGTCCTCGTCGTCACCGACTCCACGTACGTGCTGCGCGGCGTGACCGAATGGGTCGCGAACTGGAAGAGGCGAGGCTGGAAGACGCTGCAGGGCGAGGACGTCGCGAACCGGGACCTGTGGGAGCGACTCGAGCGGGCCATTGACGGCTGCCTGCACGTCCGGTGGCGGCACGTTCCCGGCCATTCGGGCTTTCCCGGAAACGTCCGCGCCGACGAGATCGCGTCCGAGTTCGCGCTGCTCCATGCGCCGAAGCTCTATTCGGGTCCGTACGAAGGTTACGGCTTCGATCTCGAGCATCTTCCTGCGCCGGGCCAGCAGCGGGCTCGCTCGAAGTCGTCGGGCAAATCCTCCGGCGGAAAGGGCGCTGCGCATTCGTACGTGAGCGTCGTCGACGGCGTCGTCGCAACGCACGCGACATGGGCCGAGTGCGAGCGCCGCGTAAAAGGCCGCTCCGGAGCGAAATTCCGCAAGACTTCGAGCGCGGCCGACGAGCGTGCGCTGATCCGCGAATGGGGCGGCGCCCTCGACGATCCTCTGGCCGGCAGATGA